In Podospora pseudopauciseta strain CBS 411.78 chromosome 2 map unlocalized CBS411.78m_2, whole genome shotgun sequence, the genomic stretch TATCTGCGTAGTGGCGTGCTTCGGCTATTTCGTCTGCGTCCCACTCGCTGGTGCCCCAGTAGAGGGCCTTGCCTATGTCGATTAGATGGTTGAAGGCTCGGACTGTTTCTTCCATGGGGGTATTTCTGTCTGGTCTGTGGGCGTAGATCAAGTCGACATAGTCGAGTTGGAGGCGTTCGAGGGATTGGTTCATGCCTTCGATGATGTGCTTTCGGGAGAGCCCGATGTTGTTTACTGGTCTGGTGCTGAAGGCTGAGCCCCAATAGATCTTTCTTTCCGTTAGTAGGGTTCAGGCATGGGGGTTGGTGTAAAAGGAGTGTACCTTGGTAGAGATGACGAGATCGTTTCTTTGCCAGCCAAACTTCCTGATGGCTTCGCCCATGACCTTTTCGGACTCACCCTTCGCGTACACCTCGGCACAGTCAAAGAAGTTGACACCGACGTCGTAGGCGGCTTTCATGCAGGCGAAGGTGCCTTCTCTGTCTACATGACCGCCGTATGTCAGCCAGCCGCCGAGGGAGATGGCAGAAACTTGGAGACCGGAGCGGCCCAAGAAGCGGTATTCCATCTCGGGGAGATCAGTAGGCGGTGACATATTGAAAAGGCGATCGGAGAAACTAATGGGTAAAATTGGGTCTGGCTGTagaagagagggaagagagatGACCGAGAGACACTGCCCTTTAATAGTTCACCACTTGCTGAACCCGGAGCACGGCATAACATAGTGTACGAAATAGCAGGCCGCCGTCTGAGCAAACGGTACGGCAAGCTCCCGCGATGCAGATCCGGTATGAGAAGGTCGTGGTAGGTAACAGACAGGGGTTTGTATCAACCCCCACTGTTACCCCTCTTCTATGGTGTTTCCTGGTTCGTGAAAGATAGGACGAGGCTCGAGAGCGTACCACAGGAAGGATATTGTGGTGTCTTGTTTGGTTGGCCATAGCTCCAGCACCATGATGATATGTGCAACCAAGACACAAGACGCCTTCCACTTGGAAGGCTGAAGGCAGGATATGAGTCCGCGGCCAATTCAACCCTTGAAGTTGTCACTTCGTAATCAGCTCCTAACCTGCGATGACAGGACTTCCAACCGAATGGGCTTTGCTGATGGCGTCATTGCAACTAAGGTGTTGTAAGAGATTTCCAGGTCATGCGTTCAAGTCTATTGCTGAATATCTACACTGGGTGGTTAGATATGGGTACACCGACCAATTTGGCAATATCACTTACACCCATCAGTCTTCATTGTTGACACTGCCCTTGGGCTTGCCAATTGCCTATCCCAATGATTGTTGGTTCTCTAGTTGGCTGCCCGTGTTGGTCAAGAAGAAATGTCgaaaaggacaagaagattTGGTTAACATCTCATAAACcctcaaaaacaaaaacaatcCTGTCCAACACACCACTTTTCAACGCCCAGTTCGGATGGACAGCCCACTTTCACAGGCACAGGCGAGCTTCTGGAACGATAACCCCTTTTTCGATCTTGGAGATCTTTGAAGCATGGGCCACTGGCCCCTCCTGGTTGGCTCCAGCAGATCAGATACCCCACAATTGAGGGACCTGAGCCCCTGtccgccaccgccaactGTTGAAATTGGACGGAGGAACCCAAGCGAGCAACCTCAAGGGTTCACAACTACCGACCCTGCGCCAACCTTTTTTTGTTGATTGTCTTTTCCGTCAAGCTGGTCTTGGGGCTTCACTCCTTTCTTCTCGACGTTGACAGTACGCATTCGGATTTCCCATCATGGCTTCCACAACGATTACGAGCAACGGCACGACCAAGAGAAAGGCTGCCAATGGCATCAGCAACGGCCACGCCAACGGCGCGACGGCGCCCACCAAGAACGCGGACGACCAGAAGGAACATGACTTTTTCTGGACTTATACTGAAGAGCCACACCGGACACGGAGGTTGGCCATCATCAAGGCGCACCCTGAGGTATGTTTGAGCACAGTGTCTGCGTTAAGGAAGCATCAATCGCTAACCATTGTCCTGTTAGGTCTTAAAACTATGTGGTGCCGAACCATTAACGAAATATGTCGTCGCCGGCGTCGTTGCCCTCCAGATCCTTTgcgcccacctcctccgagACACGCCCTTCTGGTCCCTGAAGTTCTGGGCGGTCGCCTACATCATTGGCGCCACCTCGAACCAGAATCTCTTCCTGGCCATCCATGAGATCTCCCACAACCTCGCTTTCAGGTCGCCCCTGGCCAACCGCCTCTTTGCCATCTTCGCCAACCTTCCTATCGGGTTGCCCTACAGTGCTTCGTTCAGGCCTTACCACCTGACACATCACAAGTCCCTCGGAGTTGATGGCCTCGATACCGATCTGCCTACCGCTCTTGAAGCCGTCTTCCTCGACTCGATCCTCGGCAAGGCCTTCTTCTGCACCTTCCAGATCCTATTCTACGCCCTCCGCCCGATGGCCGTTTACCGTGTCCCCTTCACCTGGGTCCACTGGCTCAACGTTGCTGTTCAGCTGTCCTTCGACTACTCCCTCATTGCCTTGCTCCCGAACTACTTCTCGGTCAACTCGGTCCTGTACCTGATCCTGTCTTCCTTCCTGGCTGGCAGCCTCCACCCAACAGCAGGGCACTTCATCGCCGAACACTACGTGTATGAGCACATTTCGGACGAAGCCAGAGACCCCGAGAACAAGATCCCTCTTCCTGAGACCTACAGCTACTACGGCATCTTGAACTTTTTCACTTACAATGTCGGTCTGCACAATGAGCACCACGACTTCCCTGCGATCCCCTGGACTAGACTGCCCAAGTTGAACAAGATTGCCAAGGAGTTTTATGATCCCCTGCCTACACACGAGAGCTGGGTGTATGTGCTCTGGCAGTTCATCTTTGATGACAAGATTGGGATGACGAGCCGTGTCAAGAGAAAGCAGGGAGGGAGagttgtgggtggtggaaatgTTGCTGCAAAGGCCAAGGTGGCGGATTGGACAGCTGATGAGATTGAGGCTTGATTTTGTTTTTGAATGGTTAATAATGTGTTTCGGGAGACATCTGTTTGCTCACTGGGTTATGAGTAAGTCTGGAGTTGAAACGAAACCAAAAAATGGGGTTTGATACGAACGAACCTAGACTAGACGGACGGGGCAAGAGCATTGGTGCATTGTACAATGGCATTGCTTATGAGGTGCGTTTAATTTTTGGGCTGATAGGTTATTGTAATGGGTGAGTAAGTATATATTTGAGAATTTATGAGCATTATTTTATCTAGGTGGTCTAATATTTGAAAACAGCAAACTGGAAACAAAAGCAATAAACGTCTTTATTCACCCTTCAACTCCGAGGCCCACCCCCGTAtcgcccccttttcctcctctgtcAAGTTTATCCCAAACACCTCTTTCAACACCTCagtcctctcctcctcggtcctACAAACCTTGACCAACTCtgtcctccctcccaaattctgcttcacctccccctgaaccatcatcacctttcCCTTTATCTTCTgttctccctcctcccctcctctcagAAACCGAATCACCAGCACCGTATACGTCTGATGATTCCTCTCGCACTCGCTCAAATAAACATTCAGGTTCTCAAAATCCAACTCGGTAAACTCGTGCTCTGGCACAAAGGCGTAGTAGCTGTTCCAGGGCTTTTCAGGCGAGTTTCGGTACTCGTAGATCCAGTGCTTGAGCGCGCCCTTGGACTCGTCACGGAAGCGCTGGTCGGGGAGCCAGTCGCGGGTGTAACGGATTTGCTGGGTGCcgatggtgttgtggtggatgaggtgtTCGGTTAGGGGCAGGGGGAAGGTTGGGCCGTCGCCGCCGAAGCCCGCGTCTAGGATGTATTGTTgggcggggttggtgttggggagggtgaggatgttgaCTAGGTGGACGTAGCCGTTGTAGGGGCCTTGGGGGGTGCCGTTTGTGCGGTTGCGGTTGCGGACGCCCGAGTAGTGAATCGAGGAGAAGCCGAGGGCGCGGAGGATGtgagagaagaagatggagagtTCCATGCAGTAGCCTCCTCTGCCGCGCCTTGGGGAGGTGACAAGTTTGGTGaagaggtgttgggggtcgaggaggatgcggtggaaggggttgtaGTGGATGGAGAGGTTCTCGtaggggaaggaggtgatttgggcttggaagatggtggtgaggtagtCTAGGTCGAGGACGGGGTGGGAGGAAGGGTGGTATGACTCATCGAGACCGACGTAGGAGAGATACTGAGAGACCTGGGAGAGGGTGTAGGCTGAGCCGTTGGGTTTGAAGTTGTCGTGGTCGGCCATGGTGAGCGTTGGATCAATGAACCTCGATTTTTGCTACCGTCAAACACTCTCTTGATCCATCGATCTTGGTGTTTTGACCACTGATTAAGATTTAAGTTTCAGTCATATTAGCAAGTACTACTCCTTGTGACTCACCATCATAGGGTATCTCAACGTAAACCCGACAAGCCGGTCGTCGGCAGGGCGTGAAGGCGTCATCGCAACTAACACCGTTCTAGAAATGATTCCGCCCAGCAATCATACAAGAGACGTTATAAGTATGTTTATTGATCTGATATTGCCAGAGCATACACTTGGATTTACTACACAGACCCCTAACCCTGCTACAAACAGTGATTAAATCTTCCAATCACACGACACATCCCTCAGCCATTTTCTTACCGTATATGCTTGTTATGAGAGGGTTAAACAACACTTGATGAATCATTGGGCTGTAAGTGATACTTTGTTTGCTGCTCGGCCCATATTTTCCAGCAGAAAGATGCTGCGTCTCGGCTGAAAAGACAATCTAGTAACCATGGTTTTGAGCATTTAGATGCTCGCCTTAAGATGTCCCTTGGTGTCTCAAGGGTGCCTCATACAACACAGTTCACGAGGTTATGTCAGCAGTCACCCCATCACTACAGGACTGACTTCTGCCTTGGAGCACACGTATCAATACTGAAACCCAAAGAGCAGCCAAGATTGATAAAAACCTCGCTCGAGATTCATCCCCCCACTATCTACTCAGACTGCCACCCCACGCGTGTGGCTGCTCAGACTCGTGGACGACCGTGATGGGCCAGCCAAACTTCGAGAGGCGCAATGCCCAGCCAGTGACAGCATCGGGTTCCTGCACAGATGACCGAAAGGTAATGTGAGCAGGATGACTCCGATGTTATGTCTGTGGCATGCAGTCTCTACAATCCCAATATCTTCTATCTCCCCCTTCGATAATGGGTGACGCGGCAGCAAGTGTGAGAGTTTTTGGTACTGCAGCGATGCATAGTAAGCCATACAGAAAAACCCATTCGCTGGCTGCAACCCATCACGCGGTTTTCCTCacaaggggaggatgggttAAGTTCGGGACGAGAGGACCCCTACCCAACCCACACGTCACCACGTGTCATGCAGCCGTTGGTATAAGGACAAGACACTCAGACCTTCAAGACTACTGCGTATATGCTGGGTAGCGAAGCGGTATTTTTTCTTCATCTGTTCGTCGCATTGTCTTGCGCCGTTTTTTTGCTGATTTCCCAACCAGTCTCAGACAACCCGGGCCCCGGTATCGCATGATGAAGGAGTTCCGTCAGAGCGCCAGAAGGAAAAGTTTTCGTGATCACAGCCCACGCCGCACGCTCACACACCTGCCCCTGAGTTTGCTGACAGGGCTGGGTAGCTGGGTTCTCGGCAAACGGCTGTCCCTGGTGAGGCTAGCATTCGGCCCAGGCCGGTGCGGTATATTCTCATACTTTGTCCTGATGCATCCGAGAAGATATTGTGAGAGCACGCGGCAAGACGGAGGCAAAGACATGCCCGGTATAACTTCCCAGCTGCCTGTTTTCGTGGCACTCGAGATATCCGAGTGCCTGTCGTGCTCTCCTTGATCCAGCGGCGCGGCGTGATGGTTCGACAGACCAGGGCTGAGGGCTGCTTATCGTGGGTTTCACTGAACTGGCGAGAATTTGTAAAAGGACACCCACCCGGCTGAAAGGGCTATGGCGTGTTGCCAAAATGGACCAGAATGGCACCCGTCCACTTGGCCGTTTGTGAGAGGCTGAGCCGTTGCCCACCACTTCAATGCGGGGTTGATAGAGGAGTACTTGGCCCCATATAGGGCATGACGTCGTCGCCGACACCAGCCCTAGCAGCAGAGCAGATATTGTACACGATCTCGATCTGCGTAGAAACTTTTATCATTGTGAACTGCCATAGCCTGAGACCACGAGCTGAGCAGCAAGAGAGCCATACGATCACCAGGTCTACCTGCGCATGCCTCGAATGTTAGCGTTGCGCGACGGCTTTAAGGTTGCGGTCGATCGACGTCGCCAACAGCTTGTTCCTAGACTCGGCATCGGTTTTTGTCCATGATTTTCGGACCAGGGCCTTCGGATCGGATCGCTGGATTCAATCCTCCAGAGAGGCAGTTGATATATGTCTCGCGCTCTCACGAACGCTAATTGTTGATATGTTTGAGCTGAGAGTCATTGGGGAAAGTTGACAAAAAGTTACGGATACTGCCGCATCTTCCGGCCATCAATCAATGACAATGACAGATGCATGCAGATATCAAAAGCTGGCTCGGCAAATAAACAACAGACGAAAGTGAAAATGTTTTCGCCGAATTATGTCGTCACTAGGcaggccttcttcttccgatGGGaaacaggaggaggaggagccttCAAGTACCGTCTTAACAGCACCTGCCTCCGAGGCTGGCACAAACTTTTTGGGGCGCGCCGCGCAGCCGGATTTGGTGGGGAAGAGAAATTCTGGAATCGGGAAAAGAGCGGGCCAAGACTTACTGAGAGACTTGCGATCTGAAAGAGCTACAAGTGGAGACTTGACACGCCGCCTCTGTCCGTTGACCGTCAAAGGGATATCATCGTCACATGATGTACCAGACCGCCCGGCCAGGTACCGTGACATCTCTCAGGGGTGAGCAGCATCGTGTGGTGGAAGGGAAACCGGGGCGTTTTCTCCCGCTGGGTTTTCAGAGTTGTTGGGTTGTGCTCGCTCCCACACTGCTGTGTTGTCGTGAATTGATATGGAGTACTTTTACTTTGGATAGGTAGGTTGCTTGTGTAATGTGCCGGACCAAGTCTCCGCCCCAACCTTCTGGTCGATTCTATGGTAAGAGTTTGATGACTGGGctggcgacgacgacgacaggaGGGAGGGACGATTGGTAATGACGGCGGTGAGGTCGAAGCGGCGATATCAGTAGAGATTCGTAATTCTCGAATACTTGTTGAATGGAGGCCATTATGCGCTGCCCGTAAATATCAAAGAAGTCCTTTTGGGTTGATGTGACGGCAATTAAGTGGCCTGGAAGCGAGAGACGAGCCCCAAAACGGCCAAGTGGAGGGGTGGACGCCAGCGCACACTGCTCGCACGCTACCCATTGCCCATTTGTGCCTGCAACCTGCAACACATTGCACAGGCAGGGAAGCTTGGATGCCCTGCGTACCTACCTGACCaacgacatcatcctccatctcccacaTCTTCCAATCACTC encodes the following:
- a CDS encoding uncharacterized protein (EggNog:ENOG503NW10; COG:C), producing MSPPTDLPEMEYRFLGRSGLQVSAISLGGWLTYGGHVDREGTFACMKAAYDVGVNFFDCAEVYAKGESEKVMGEAIRKFGWQRNDLVISTKIYWGSAFSTRPVNNIGLSRKHIIEGMNQSLERLQLDYVDLIYAHRPDRNTPMEETVRAFNHLIDIGKALYWGTSEWDADEIAEARHYADKLNLIGPLMEQPRYNMLERLRVESTLAHLLRTPPSLGLTVFSPLRQGILSGKYKSGIPPDSRFAQTQLEFISGFWKRTGKEEFQEMVDTVSKLEPIAERLGVKQSVLALAWVLANKHVSSAITGASSPEQVYENVEALRVYKLLTEEVMGEIDEILGNKPPAVVMRF
- the DES1 gene encoding sphingolipid delta-4 desaturase (EggNog:ENOG503NV6N; COG:I) gives rise to the protein MASTTITSNGTTKRKAANGISNGHANGATAPTKNADDQKEHDFFWTYTEEPHRTRRLAIIKAHPEVLKLCGAEPLTKYVVAGVVALQILCAHLLRDTPFWSLKFWAVAYIIGATSNQNLFLAIHEISHNLAFRSPLANRLFAIFANLPIGLPYSASFRPYHLTHHKSLGVDGLDTDLPTALEAVFLDSILGKAFFCTFQILFYALRPMAVYRVPFTWVHWLNVAVQLSFDYSLIALLPNYFSVNSVLYLILSSFLAGSLHPTAGHFIAEHYVYEHISDEARDPENKIPLPETYSYYGILNFFTYNVGLHNEHHDFPAIPWTRLPKLNKIAKEFYDPLPTHESWVYVLWQFIFDDKIGMTSRVKRKQGGRVVGGGNVAAKAKVADWTADEIEA
- a CDS encoding uncharacterized protein (COG:Q; EggNog:ENOG503P0YG), which translates into the protein MTPSRPADDRLVGFTLRYPMMQKSRFIDPTLTMADHDNFKPNGSAYTLSQVSQYLSYVGLDESYHPSSHPVLDLDYLTTIFQAQITSFPYENLSIHYNPFHRILLDPQHLFTKLVTSPRRGRGGYCMELSIFFSHILRALGFSSIHYSGVRNRNRTNGTPQGPYNGYVHLVNILTLPNTNPAQQYILDAGFGGDGPTFPLPLTEHLIHHNTIGTQQIRYTRDWLPDQRFRDESKGALKHWIYEYRNSPEKPWNSYYAFVPEHEFTELDFENLNVYLSECERNHQTYTVLVIRFLRGGEEGEQKIKGKVMMVQGEVKQNLGGRTELVKVCRTEEERTEVLKEVFGINLTEEEKGAIRGWASELKGE